One window from the genome of Gambusia affinis linkage group LG14, SWU_Gaff_1.0, whole genome shotgun sequence encodes:
- the LOC122843302 gene encoding LOW QUALITY PROTEIN: endothelin-2-like (The sequence of the model RefSeq protein was modified relative to this genomic sequence to represent the inferred CDS: deleted 1 base in 1 codon) has product MRRRRLHFGDWNAVCHRDGAGRGGFRWSLGQVVQQQPSSQLWEEPVGYITRRSWLQLNTKHLLLLLLHTVQTQNLSTDLNVSTDHPTPQRTTMDRFRSKMLGLFIICMSLQDGCGLPLSDQQEALVSEPPPRHIRTKRCSCSNWEDRECIYFCHLDIIWVNTPSKLLPYGLGSSTSRRRRSASRCECRDPADKTCRGFCHKSPEDGRTEVLQNVSGTNNRRLLTALRSVVKLNTAIAKDIQSSNSSGAKKTKTRR; this is encoded by the exons ATGAGGAGACGGCGGCTTCACTTCGGTGACTGGAATGCTGTGTGTCACCGTGATGGAGCGGGCCGTGGGGGTTTCAGGTGGAGTCTCGGCCAAGTTGTACAACAACAGCCAAGTTCTCAGCTGTGGGAGGAGCCTGTGGGATATATAACCAGACGCTCCTGGCTGCAGCTGAACACTAAGcacctgttgctgctgctgctgcacacagTTCAGACGCAAAACCTT TCCACCGACTTGAACGTGTCTACTGATCATCCAACTCCACAAAGAACCACAATGGATCGCTTCAGGAGCAAGATGCTGGGTTTATTCATTATCTGCATGTCTCTACAAgatg GCTGTGGACTCCCTTTATCAGACCAGCAGGAAGCTCTGGTCTCAGAGCCGCCTCCGCGCCACATCAGGACCAAACGCTGCTCCTGTAGCAACTGGGAAGACAGAGAATGCATCTACTTCTGCCACCTGGACATCATCTGGGTCAACACACCGAG CAAACTCCTTCCTTATGGCTTGGGAAGTTCCACGTCTCGCCGTCGCCGGTCAGCCAGCCGATGTGAATGCCGCGATCCGGCAGATAAAACCTGCCGTGGCTTCTGCCATAAAAG TCCTGAGGACGGCAGGACGGAGGTCTTGCAAAACGTTTCTGGCACAAACAACCGGAGACTTCTTACAGCTTTAAG ATCTGTGGTCAAGCTCAACACGGCAATCGCCAAAGATATTCAGTCATCGAACTCTTCAGGAGCCAAGAAGACCAAAACAAGAAGGTAA
- the hivep3a gene encoding transcription factor HIVEP3 isoform X2 — protein MEALHCQKTTGEQTGGQEQHQSESLHQGLRCKSPSQTSQQQPTACPKSQCTALLPKLTRRHNPERKRLRHQRQSIVSGRELDHKQEAATEEATVSCSLLGGLPCTQDPAIQSASETQEDNPKQKRERKPQKPGKYVCTYCGRACAKPSVLQKHIRSHTGERPYPCAPCGFSFKTKSNLYKHRKSHTHKVKAGLAFGEPKSLEEQVTESEDETRHLSSASALTSRQNSVALDKNPDVDVTKDRTGPSNDSFAVKKRLALRLSRGKRCSQDSSDEKTSSLILGSRGSTESGYFSRSESTEQPQDSPTNTSAKSYAEIILGKYGRLGQLQRMSRHHDQNLPGHEEKNISFSVPKKQVIDHITKLITINEAVVDTSKIDSVKPRRFSLTRKNSSEAQKSPSIKEPIIHSPKSGNIGYKTTGSISMGVPCEKFHHASLKVEQPSCQISTVSMVRSLSMPSASCSLDTSSTVSCKFRQTQSFDEKPFETQTPRRFGTLKRQPAIEIPVGSEPTKEEQEMLHTFSCNSVTTVSGQRQRQPQPYECEACGTGCKDWEGYKKHKQNLCHAHYPQNEMVMSPMESSQLSNHVVRAGVSTMRKRRKEESFDSDDLSLSPSALSSEQCKDEAIVAVEGPRRPALQTCSVIQHTSLFEKQESSGHEYRSLKITNSSPPHKENRPISKTQPQHQSVKPTSRKLVRQNNVQVPEILVTEDLNICPDNSKEPNLAEKKLEKLDDFHWPQRSPSLAQLPIEKLPPKKKRLRLAEAAQSSGDSSFDSMSLPRSPSQDSSASYTSSRSTSFEEPSRPDMEITTSTVLRRSRAPHMLTVPGIHHQREMRRSASEQAPHDPQPSVEMAETRSKSFDYSCLSPERSAVGWKERRRCLLMRHAVIRDQDEEKGHATVLSHSPEDVSSDKCSQGSHTSVYGSRSSSPPLSSVRVLGIPEGSQCKEILTKWKLSQNIHLKGSTELSKSYEPSVDVIKEASYIHPEQVPPRVPQTNPSYGPSGAARAHYLPVSTGLKLEIPPHQTYTEGPTSNSHIQQHAPHITYSLEELRPLTSPAVAVRLQTDTLTPACAIYTTLSQSISQRPHEAFNEISPKICLSTAKLRNHPNTSLDLQPWSEDGPRCPGSSSNKRMLSPSNSIELNPESQQQQKRVKEEEEKEVGCANISALNTQSQELKQETLSFLPDVSSPASCAEPSYPSLLSSTCNSWCYLNYIKPNPSTLDEQEPSVYSSWSTSGYDPNPPGLCSKTVLSLLHCKQRLTSSIYTTSSMTVRITQSTENEDCKRLCSTEVYSTAPYCIDHDRMVKVQLPTDDIANSKTNEQKEKKRQKQEVHLCFRDKQPLEVRISERRSQTQAGVVCGECDRKFPGESRNPTALPEESQASVCEVGSGSLDAAGLGEHLTPGGEGRGHHDDTPGGESKDQAVDRDQLRESDRQDAAHEDDDSTHDEGSGSTVADSSHSSRENAGAEGPPPPSRKTPASTRRALFARRRLDASSSGASHSPHTQSPDPGREPSPHRSPSPGPHPSPAPTSPLSPSSRPVSSVLKTAASPVRGPAEGSHSAGLPSSPAGGSAPCQTCRPPKELRPAAALSGEESSLVPVIGPHPARPRGTNQLLSHLPLHSQQPGRTASFLIPIGGIHMVQPRSTLPLYRLVASPAATRIPTGELAAPQYQDAHKQTVASSAPRRPRAAEQTTAGDKGLPVQQPSTSRSGTERHVYTEGQNSSQRHL, from the exons atgGAGGCCttgcattgtcagaaaacaacTGGGGAGCAGACTGGAGGTCAAGAACAACATCAATCAGAATCTCTTCACCAAGGTCTGCGGTGCAAGTCTCCATCCCAGACCTCTCAACAACAACCAACTGCTTGCCCAAAGTCTCAATGTACAGCACTGTTGCCCAAGCTGACCAGAAGACATAACCCTGAACGTAAACGTCTTAGGCACCAGCGTCAGAGCATTGTCTCTGGTAGAGAGCTTGACCACAAACAAGAAGCAGCAACAGAAGAAGCTACAGTTTCCTGTTCGTTGTTAGGAGGCTTACCTTGCACTCAAGACCCTGCTATCCAGTCTGCATCAGAAACCCAAGAGGACAATCCCAAACAGAAACGTGAGCGCAAACCTCAGAAACCAGGCAAATATGTTTGCACTTACTGTGGCCGTGCATGTGCAAAGCCCAGTGTTCTACAGAAACACATTCGCTCCCATACAGGCGAAAGACCCTATCCTTGTGCCCCTTGTGGGTTCTCTTTTAAGACAAAGAGCAACCTGTACAAACACCGCAAATCACATACCCACAAGGTAAAGGCAGGCTTGGCATTTGGGGAGCCAAAATCTTTAGAAGAGCAGGTCACTGAATCAGAGGATGAAACACGACACTTATCCTCTGCTTCAGCCCTTACAAGTAGGCAAAACAGTGTGGCCTTGGATAAGAATCCTGACGTTGACGTGACAAAGGATAGAACTGGACCCAGCAATGACTCCTTTGCAGTGAAAAAGAGACTAGCCCTTCGTCTCAGTAGAGGGAAACGTTGCTCTCAAGACTCTTCTGATGAAAAGACCTCATCTCTCATTTTAGGTAGCAGAGGCAGTACAGAATCTGGCTACTTCTCCCGTTCTGAAAGTACAGAGCAACCACAAGACAGTCCCACAAACACAAGTGCCAAAAGCTATGCGGAGATCATCCTTGGTAAATATGGACGCCTTGGACAACTACAGAGGATGTCCCGTCATCATGACCAGAATCTCCCTGgtcatgaggaaaaaaacatctcattcaGTGTCCCCAAGAAGCAAGTTATTGATCATATCACAAAACTCATCACTATCAATGAGGCAGTGGTGGATACCAGTAAAATCGACAGTGTAAAACCAAGGAGATTTTCACTGACTAGAAAGAATAGTTCAGAGGCCCAAAAGAGTCCTAGCATCAAAGAACCCATTATTCACAGCCCTAAATCTGGAAATATTGGGTATAAAACAACAGGCTCCATCAGTATGGGAGTTCCCTGTGAAAAATTTCATCATGCATCCCTAAAAGTGGAGCAACCTTCTTGCCAAATATCTACTGTTTCTATGGTGAGAAGTCTTTCAATGCCATCTGCATCATGTTCATTAGACACTTCAAGTACTGTTTCCTGTAAATTTCGTCAAACTCAGTCCTTTGatgaaaaaccttttgaaacTCAAACGCCACGCCGTTTTGGAACACTAAAAAGACAACCAGCCATTGAAATCCCTGTAGGTTCTGAGCCTACAAAAGAAGAACAAGAGATGTTGCATACATTTTCCTGCAACAGTGTAACCACAGTATCTGGACAGAGGCAACGTCAACCACAGCCGTATGAATGTGAGGCCTGTGGCACTGGTTGCAAGGATTGGGAAGGTTATAAGAAACATAAGCAAAACCTATGCCATGCACATTATCCCCAAAATGAAATGGTAATGAGTCCAATGGAGAGCTCACAGCTAAGTAACCATGTAGTCAGAGCTGGTGTCTCAACAATGCGTAAGAGAAGGAAAGAGGAGAGTTTTGATTCTGATGACCTCTCATTGTCGCCTTCGGCTCTCTCATCAGAACAGTGCAAAGATGAGGCTATTGTAGCTGTTGAGGGCCCTAGACGGCCAGCACTGCAGACCTGCTCTGTGATTCAGCACAcaagtttatttgaaaaacaagaatcttcAGGTCATGAATATCGAAGCctgaaaataacaaacagcTCTCCACCTCATAAAGAAAATCGTCCTATCTCTAAAACCCAACCCCAACATCAATCAGTTAAACCTACCAGCCGAAAGCTGGTCCGTCAAAATAATGTACAGGTTCCAGAAATACTTGTAACAGAAGACTTAAATATTTGCCCAGATAACTCAAAAGAGCCAAACTTGGCAGAGAAAAAATTGGAGAAGCTTGATGATTTTCATTGGCCACAGAGGAGCCCTTCGTTAGCACAGCTTCCCATTGAAAAGCTTCCTCCAAAGAAGAAGCGCTTGCGTTTAGCTGAGGCTGCCCAGTCCTCGGGTGACTCGAGCTTTGATTCCATGTCTCTGCCCCGTAGCCCCAGTCAGGACAGTAGTGCATCATACACATCCAGCCGCTCTACATCATTTGAGGAACCTAGCAGACCGGACATGGAGATAACAACATCAACAGTACTAAGGAGATCAAGAGCTCCTCACATGTTAACTGTGCCTGGGATCCATCATCAAAGAGAGATGAGGCGCTCAGCATCTGAGCAAGCCCCTCATGACCCACAACCTAGTGTTGAAATGGCCGAGACCCGTAGTAAATCATTTGACTATAGTTGTCTTTCGCCTGAACGCTCTGCTGTTGGCTGGAAAGAGAGACGAAGATGTCTCCTCATGAGACATGCCGTAATACGAGATCAAGATGAGGAGAAAGGGCATGCCACTGTCCTGAGCCATAGTCCAGAAGATGTAAGCTCTGACAAATGTTCTCAAGGAAGTCATACTTCTGTTTATGGCAGCAGGTCCTCCTCTCCCCCGTTATCAAGTGTCAGAGTCTTGGGTATTCCAGAGGGATCGCAGTGCAAAGAAATTCTCACCAAGTGGAAACTCAGTCAAAATATTCACTTAAAAGGAAGCACAGAACTGTCAAAAAGCTACGAGCCTTCAGTAGATGTGATAAAGGAGGCTTCGTACATCCATCCAGAGCAGGTTCCTCCTCGAGTACCACAGACTAATCCTTCATATGGACCCTCAGGAGCAGCCCGAGCCCACTATCTTCCTGTGTCTACTGGGCTGAAACTAGAGATTCCTCCACATCAAACATACACTGAGGGCCCCACCAGTAACTCCCACATTCAGCAACATGCCCCTCACATTACATACAGTTTAGAAGAACTGAGGCCATTGACATCTCCAGCAGTAGCTGTCCGTCTCCAGACAGACACTCTCACCCCAGCATGTGCCATATACACTACTCTATCTCAGTCCATCTCCCAGAGGCCACATGAGGCATTCAACGAGATCTCACCTAAAATATGTCTTTCAACAGCCAAACTCAGAAATCATCCAAACACAAGTTTAGACTTACAACCATGGTCGGAGGATGGCCCAAGGTGTCCAGGATCCAGCAGCAACAAGCGTATGCTTTCCCCTTCAAACAGTATAGAGCTCAACCCCGAgtcacaacagcagcagaaaagagtaaaagaagaagaggagaaggaggttGGATGTGCCAACATATCAGCACTTAATACACAGAGTCAAGAGCTCAAACAGGAAACTCTATCGTTCTTACCAGATGTTTCTTCTCCAGCCTCATGTGCTGAACCCTCTTACCCCAGCCTGCTCTCCAGCACTTGTAACAGCTGGTGCTATTTGAACTACATAAAGCCGAATCCATCGACTCTGGATGAACAGGAGCCCTCTGTGTATTCATCGTGGTCTACTAGTGGCTATGACCCCAACCCACCTGGGCTCTGCAGCAAGACTGTACTCTCACTACTGCACTGTAAGCAGAGGCTCACTTCCTCCATTTATACTACATCATCCATGACGGTCAGGATAACCCAATCCACGGAGAATGAGGACTGCAAACGTCTCTGCTCTACTGAG GTCTACAGCACTGCCCCCTACTGCATAGACCATGATCGGATGGTAAAGGTTCAGCTGCCGACAGATGACATTGCGAATAGCAAAACCAAcgagcagaaagagaagaaaagacaaaagcaggAAGTCCATTTATGCTTCAGAGACAAACAGCCACTTGAAGTGCGGATATCTGAAAGAAG ATCCCAGACCCAGGCAGGAGTGGTGTGTGGTGAGTGTGACAGGAAGTTCCCGGGCGAGTCCAGGAATCCCACCGCACTCCCAGAGGAATCCCAGGCGTCTGTGTGCGAGGTGGGCAGCGGCTCGCTGGACGCTGCAG GACTTGGTGAACACCTGACACCTGGGGGAGAGGGGAGAGGTCACCATGACGACACACCTGGAG GAGAATCGAAGGACCAAGCAGTCGATCGAGACCAACTCAGGGAGTCTGACCGCCAAGACGCTGCCCACGAGGATGATGACAGCACACATGATGAAGGCAGCGGGTCCACAGTAGCTGACAgttcacacagcagcagagaaaacgCTGGAGCAGAGGGCCCCCCACCTCCCTCCAGGAAGACCCCCGCCAGCACCAGGAGGGCCCTGTTCGCCCGCAGGCGCCTCGATGCTTCGTCCTCCGGGGCCTCCCACTCTCCACACACTCAGTCTCCAGATCCAGGAAGGGAGCCGTCTCCACATCGCAGCCCGTCGCCCGGCCCACACCCGTCTCCTGCGCCGACCTCGCCCCTGTCTCCGTCCTCTCGTCCCGTCTCCTCAGTTCTGAAGACAGCAGCGTCTCCAGTCCGGGGCCCGGCTGAGGGGTCCCACTCCGCCGGGCTTCCCAGCTCCCCAGCTGGTGGATCTGCTCCGTGTCAAACCTGCCGTCCACCGAAGGAGTTACGGCCTGCTGCAGCTCTG TCGGGGGAGGAGAGCAGTCTGGTCCCCGTCATCGGCCCTCATCCCGCTCGGCCTCGAGGAACCAACCAACTCCTGAGCCACCTCCCGCTTCACTCCCAGCAGCCCGGCAGAACAGCCAGCTTCTTGATCCCCATCGGGGGGATCCACATGGTCCAGCCCAGGTCCACCCTCCCGCTCTACCGCCTGGTGGCCAGCCCGGCGGCCACCCGCATCCCGACCGGAGAGCTGGCTGCCCCGCAGTACCAGGACGCCCACAAACAGACGGTGGCCAGCAGCGCTCCACGGCGCCCCCGGGCTGCAGAGCAAACAACCGCAGGAGACAAAGGCCTCCCCGTCCAGCAGCCCTCCACTTCCAGAAGCGGCACGGAGAGGCATGTTTACACTGAAGGTCAGAACTCCTCTCAGAGGCATCTCTGA
- the hivep3a gene encoding transcription factor HIVEP3 isoform X1 has product MEALHCQKTTGEQTGGQEQHQSESLHQGLRCKSPSQTSQQQPTACPKSQCTALLPKLTRRHNPERKRLRHQRQSIVSGRELDHKQEAATEEATVSCSLLGGLPCTQDPAIQSASETQEDNPKQKRERKPQKPGKYVCTYCGRACAKPSVLQKHIRSHTGERPYPCAPCGFSFKTKSNLYKHRKSHTHKVKAGLAFGEPKSLEEQVTESEDETRHLSSASALTSRQNSVALDKNPDVDVTKDRTGPSNDSFAVKKRLALRLSRGKRCSQDSSDEKTSSLILGSRGSTESGYFSRSESTEQPQDSPTNTSAKSYAEIILGKYGRLGQLQRMSRHHDQNLPGHEEKNISFSVPKKQVIDHITKLITINEAVVDTSKIDSVKPRRFSLTRKNSSEAQKSPSIKEPIIHSPKSGNIGYKTTGSISMGVPCEKFHHASLKVEQPSCQISTVSMVRSLSMPSASCSLDTSSTVSCKFRQTQSFDEKPFETQTPRRFGTLKRQPAIEIPVGSEPTKEEQEMLHTFSCNSVTTVSGQRQRQPQPYECEACGTGCKDWEGYKKHKQNLCHAHYPQNEMVMSPMESSQLSNHVVRAGVSTMRKRRKEESFDSDDLSLSPSALSSEQCKDEAIVAVEGPRRPALQTCSVIQHTSLFEKQESSGHEYRSLKITNSSPPHKENRPISKTQPQHQSVKPTSRKLVRQNNVQVPEILVTEDLNICPDNSKEPNLAEKKLEKLDDFHWPQRSPSLAQLPIEKLPPKKKRLRLAEAAQSSGDSSFDSMSLPRSPSQDSSASYTSSRSTSFEEPSRPDMEITTSTVLRRSRAPHMLTVPGIHHQREMRRSASEQAPHDPQPSVEMAETRSKSFDYSCLSPERSAVGWKERRRCLLMRHAVIRDQDEEKGHATVLSHSPEDVSSDKCSQGSHTSVYGSRSSSPPLSSVRVLGIPEGSQCKEILTKWKLSQNIHLKGSTELSKSYEPSVDVIKEASYIHPEQVPPRVPQTNPSYGPSGAARAHYLPVSTGLKLEIPPHQTYTEGPTSNSHIQQHAPHITYSLEELRPLTSPAVAVRLQTDTLTPACAIYTTLSQSISQRPHEAFNEISPKICLSTAKLRNHPNTSLDLQPWSEDGPRCPGSSSNKRMLSPSNSIELNPESQQQQKRVKEEEEKEVGCANISALNTQSQELKQETLSFLPDVSSPASCAEPSYPSLLSSTCNSWCYLNYIKPNPSTLDEQEPSVYSSWSTSGYDPNPPGLCSKTVLSLLHCKQRLTSSIYTTSSMTVRITQSTENEDCKRLCSTEVYSTAPYCIDHDRMVKVQLPTDDIANSKTNEQKEKKRQKQEVHLCFRDKQPLEVRISERRSQTQAGVVCGECDRKFPGESRNPTALPEESQASVCEVGSGSLDAAVGLGEHLTPGGEGRGHHDDTPGGESKDQAVDRDQLRESDRQDAAHEDDDSTHDEGSGSTVADSSHSSRENAGAEGPPPPSRKTPASTRRALFARRRLDASSSGASHSPHTQSPDPGREPSPHRSPSPGPHPSPAPTSPLSPSSRPVSSVLKTAASPVRGPAEGSHSAGLPSSPAGGSAPCQTCRPPKELRPAAALSGEESSLVPVIGPHPARPRGTNQLLSHLPLHSQQPGRTASFLIPIGGIHMVQPRSTLPLYRLVASPAATRIPTGELAAPQYQDAHKQTVASSAPRRPRAAEQTTAGDKGLPVQQPSTSRSGTERHVYTEGQNSSQRHL; this is encoded by the exons atgGAGGCCttgcattgtcagaaaacaacTGGGGAGCAGACTGGAGGTCAAGAACAACATCAATCAGAATCTCTTCACCAAGGTCTGCGGTGCAAGTCTCCATCCCAGACCTCTCAACAACAACCAACTGCTTGCCCAAAGTCTCAATGTACAGCACTGTTGCCCAAGCTGACCAGAAGACATAACCCTGAACGTAAACGTCTTAGGCACCAGCGTCAGAGCATTGTCTCTGGTAGAGAGCTTGACCACAAACAAGAAGCAGCAACAGAAGAAGCTACAGTTTCCTGTTCGTTGTTAGGAGGCTTACCTTGCACTCAAGACCCTGCTATCCAGTCTGCATCAGAAACCCAAGAGGACAATCCCAAACAGAAACGTGAGCGCAAACCTCAGAAACCAGGCAAATATGTTTGCACTTACTGTGGCCGTGCATGTGCAAAGCCCAGTGTTCTACAGAAACACATTCGCTCCCATACAGGCGAAAGACCCTATCCTTGTGCCCCTTGTGGGTTCTCTTTTAAGACAAAGAGCAACCTGTACAAACACCGCAAATCACATACCCACAAGGTAAAGGCAGGCTTGGCATTTGGGGAGCCAAAATCTTTAGAAGAGCAGGTCACTGAATCAGAGGATGAAACACGACACTTATCCTCTGCTTCAGCCCTTACAAGTAGGCAAAACAGTGTGGCCTTGGATAAGAATCCTGACGTTGACGTGACAAAGGATAGAACTGGACCCAGCAATGACTCCTTTGCAGTGAAAAAGAGACTAGCCCTTCGTCTCAGTAGAGGGAAACGTTGCTCTCAAGACTCTTCTGATGAAAAGACCTCATCTCTCATTTTAGGTAGCAGAGGCAGTACAGAATCTGGCTACTTCTCCCGTTCTGAAAGTACAGAGCAACCACAAGACAGTCCCACAAACACAAGTGCCAAAAGCTATGCGGAGATCATCCTTGGTAAATATGGACGCCTTGGACAACTACAGAGGATGTCCCGTCATCATGACCAGAATCTCCCTGgtcatgaggaaaaaaacatctcattcaGTGTCCCCAAGAAGCAAGTTATTGATCATATCACAAAACTCATCACTATCAATGAGGCAGTGGTGGATACCAGTAAAATCGACAGTGTAAAACCAAGGAGATTTTCACTGACTAGAAAGAATAGTTCAGAGGCCCAAAAGAGTCCTAGCATCAAAGAACCCATTATTCACAGCCCTAAATCTGGAAATATTGGGTATAAAACAACAGGCTCCATCAGTATGGGAGTTCCCTGTGAAAAATTTCATCATGCATCCCTAAAAGTGGAGCAACCTTCTTGCCAAATATCTACTGTTTCTATGGTGAGAAGTCTTTCAATGCCATCTGCATCATGTTCATTAGACACTTCAAGTACTGTTTCCTGTAAATTTCGTCAAACTCAGTCCTTTGatgaaaaaccttttgaaacTCAAACGCCACGCCGTTTTGGAACACTAAAAAGACAACCAGCCATTGAAATCCCTGTAGGTTCTGAGCCTACAAAAGAAGAACAAGAGATGTTGCATACATTTTCCTGCAACAGTGTAACCACAGTATCTGGACAGAGGCAACGTCAACCACAGCCGTATGAATGTGAGGCCTGTGGCACTGGTTGCAAGGATTGGGAAGGTTATAAGAAACATAAGCAAAACCTATGCCATGCACATTATCCCCAAAATGAAATGGTAATGAGTCCAATGGAGAGCTCACAGCTAAGTAACCATGTAGTCAGAGCTGGTGTCTCAACAATGCGTAAGAGAAGGAAAGAGGAGAGTTTTGATTCTGATGACCTCTCATTGTCGCCTTCGGCTCTCTCATCAGAACAGTGCAAAGATGAGGCTATTGTAGCTGTTGAGGGCCCTAGACGGCCAGCACTGCAGACCTGCTCTGTGATTCAGCACAcaagtttatttgaaaaacaagaatcttcAGGTCATGAATATCGAAGCctgaaaataacaaacagcTCTCCACCTCATAAAGAAAATCGTCCTATCTCTAAAACCCAACCCCAACATCAATCAGTTAAACCTACCAGCCGAAAGCTGGTCCGTCAAAATAATGTACAGGTTCCAGAAATACTTGTAACAGAAGACTTAAATATTTGCCCAGATAACTCAAAAGAGCCAAACTTGGCAGAGAAAAAATTGGAGAAGCTTGATGATTTTCATTGGCCACAGAGGAGCCCTTCGTTAGCACAGCTTCCCATTGAAAAGCTTCCTCCAAAGAAGAAGCGCTTGCGTTTAGCTGAGGCTGCCCAGTCCTCGGGTGACTCGAGCTTTGATTCCATGTCTCTGCCCCGTAGCCCCAGTCAGGACAGTAGTGCATCATACACATCCAGCCGCTCTACATCATTTGAGGAACCTAGCAGACCGGACATGGAGATAACAACATCAACAGTACTAAGGAGATCAAGAGCTCCTCACATGTTAACTGTGCCTGGGATCCATCATCAAAGAGAGATGAGGCGCTCAGCATCTGAGCAAGCCCCTCATGACCCACAACCTAGTGTTGAAATGGCCGAGACCCGTAGTAAATCATTTGACTATAGTTGTCTTTCGCCTGAACGCTCTGCTGTTGGCTGGAAAGAGAGACGAAGATGTCTCCTCATGAGACATGCCGTAATACGAGATCAAGATGAGGAGAAAGGGCATGCCACTGTCCTGAGCCATAGTCCAGAAGATGTAAGCTCTGACAAATGTTCTCAAGGAAGTCATACTTCTGTTTATGGCAGCAGGTCCTCCTCTCCCCCGTTATCAAGTGTCAGAGTCTTGGGTATTCCAGAGGGATCGCAGTGCAAAGAAATTCTCACCAAGTGGAAACTCAGTCAAAATATTCACTTAAAAGGAAGCACAGAACTGTCAAAAAGCTACGAGCCTTCAGTAGATGTGATAAAGGAGGCTTCGTACATCCATCCAGAGCAGGTTCCTCCTCGAGTACCACAGACTAATCCTTCATATGGACCCTCAGGAGCAGCCCGAGCCCACTATCTTCCTGTGTCTACTGGGCTGAAACTAGAGATTCCTCCACATCAAACATACACTGAGGGCCCCACCAGTAACTCCCACATTCAGCAACATGCCCCTCACATTACATACAGTTTAGAAGAACTGAGGCCATTGACATCTCCAGCAGTAGCTGTCCGTCTCCAGACAGACACTCTCACCCCAGCATGTGCCATATACACTACTCTATCTCAGTCCATCTCCCAGAGGCCACATGAGGCATTCAACGAGATCTCACCTAAAATATGTCTTTCAACAGCCAAACTCAGAAATCATCCAAACACAAGTTTAGACTTACAACCATGGTCGGAGGATGGCCCAAGGTGTCCAGGATCCAGCAGCAACAAGCGTATGCTTTCCCCTTCAAACAGTATAGAGCTCAACCCCGAgtcacaacagcagcagaaaagagtaaaagaagaagaggagaaggaggttGGATGTGCCAACATATCAGCACTTAATACACAGAGTCAAGAGCTCAAACAGGAAACTCTATCGTTCTTACCAGATGTTTCTTCTCCAGCCTCATGTGCTGAACCCTCTTACCCCAGCCTGCTCTCCAGCACTTGTAACAGCTGGTGCTATTTGAACTACATAAAGCCGAATCCATCGACTCTGGATGAACAGGAGCCCTCTGTGTATTCATCGTGGTCTACTAGTGGCTATGACCCCAACCCACCTGGGCTCTGCAGCAAGACTGTACTCTCACTACTGCACTGTAAGCAGAGGCTCACTTCCTCCATTTATACTACATCATCCATGACGGTCAGGATAACCCAATCCACGGAGAATGAGGACTGCAAACGTCTCTGCTCTACTGAG GTCTACAGCACTGCCCCCTACTGCATAGACCATGATCGGATGGTAAAGGTTCAGCTGCCGACAGATGACATTGCGAATAGCAAAACCAAcgagcagaaagagaagaaaagacaaaagcaggAAGTCCATTTATGCTTCAGAGACAAACAGCCACTTGAAGTGCGGATATCTGAAAGAAG ATCCCAGACCCAGGCAGGAGTGGTGTGTGGTGAGTGTGACAGGAAGTTCCCGGGCGAGTCCAGGAATCCCACCGCACTCCCAGAGGAATCCCAGGCGTCTGTGTGCGAGGTGGGCAGCGGCTCGCTGGACGCTGCAG tAGGACTTGGTGAACACCTGACACCTGGGGGAGAGGGGAGAGGTCACCATGACGACACACCTGGAG GAGAATCGAAGGACCAAGCAGTCGATCGAGACCAACTCAGGGAGTCTGACCGCCAAGACGCTGCCCACGAGGATGATGACAGCACACATGATGAAGGCAGCGGGTCCACAGTAGCTGACAgttcacacagcagcagagaaaacgCTGGAGCAGAGGGCCCCCCACCTCCCTCCAGGAAGACCCCCGCCAGCACCAGGAGGGCCCTGTTCGCCCGCAGGCGCCTCGATGCTTCGTCCTCCGGGGCCTCCCACTCTCCACACACTCAGTCTCCAGATCCAGGAAGGGAGCCGTCTCCACATCGCAGCCCGTCGCCCGGCCCACACCCGTCTCCTGCGCCGACCTCGCCCCTGTCTCCGTCCTCTCGTCCCGTCTCCTCAGTTCTGAAGACAGCAGCGTCTCCAGTCCGGGGCCCGGCTGAGGGGTCCCACTCCGCCGGGCTTCCCAGCTCCCCAGCTGGTGGATCTGCTCCGTGTCAAACCTGCCGTCCACCGAAGGAGTTACGGCCTGCTGCAGCTCTG TCGGGGGAGGAGAGCAGTCTGGTCCCCGTCATCGGCCCTCATCCCGCTCGGCCTCGAGGAACCAACCAACTCCTGAGCCACCTCCCGCTTCACTCCCAGCAGCCCGGCAGAACAGCCAGCTTCTTGATCCCCATCGGGGGGATCCACATGGTCCAGCCCAGGTCCACCCTCCCGCTCTACCGCCTGGTGGCCAGCCCGGCGGCCACCCGCATCCCGACCGGAGAGCTGGCTGCCCCGCAGTACCAGGACGCCCACAAACAGACGGTGGCCAGCAGCGCTCCACGGCGCCCCCGGGCTGCAGAGCAAACAACCGCAGGAGACAAAGGCCTCCCCGTCCAGCAGCCCTCCACTTCCAGAAGCGGCACGGAGAGGCATGTTTACACTGAAGGTCAGAACTCCTCTCAGAGGCATCTCTGA